A single region of the Gadus morhua chromosome 5, gadMor3.0, whole genome shotgun sequence genome encodes:
- the si:ch211-266g18.10 gene encoding titin isoform X6, with product MAEARGAGAVAPPAASVRPRGLGLLGTLRVSVELVVALVALISWGVVGVVMFDFVEHQAVPDIQEIMLNPIQSVNNAVDEVSSLFYKVQECSPDLSDPMSVANYATEEMAEVKDAVFQKFSDKDGNFYLSYVDPVIIGRSFFHSTNDYLCENICCFKDLFCTLLDVILDTLTNINAGKTDLSTVDPVVVGRGVFAASNDLTNGVLSYVQDMLCAMVDTILGVGKGATDLSFTDPLVVIRDSFHVADKSIGGVVSYAQDGLCDVLDSILDMTKGTADLSFIDPVVVGRDVFSVTMGFVDGLVGYIQDMLCTVLDTVLETAKGIQEAMGFSPMEVLSRIKEIITGEVKMLVAYFSNLLTDEQGILPEVTVAPMQVVTDVLVEMTDKKELFVGYMASMITGDQGEPVVTPPVVSEEEITDHKAETLTETEPTFEEPIKEDQGEEVQALEAEEKGEEGDDAAEEEEEEALKEILLNEDEAEEHFKTEEMTEQEEADDDETDMEEEEEARGEEEVVDDEEKQTGSVADETGELKEEAEKLEKNALDEEEVDLEGEAREEEDLLEEEEKEEVLLEEVLLEQDTEEEEVVLEKEDREEEDDLDQEENEEVILDEEEVEEILLDEELEEKADLLDKELEDVEFRLKEGEENFLFAEDWEDEEDFLEEELEKEEFILEEEEKKEVLLDKEWEDEDLLEDELKKEESILEEEEEEEEVLFDEEWEDKDLLEEEIEKEEDRLNDDGREDDEKLLEEERDEIQTDEDLQEKKESEKEDDLLEEMKDEFEEGDASKLDKLEEDEGEELGLEEGIQSEQLELEDLKTEEEVLEAEVMVEIDEDLEFDSEDQPTQDGDTNEHLDYDKVDLSEEGKATHLTSLDEEETASYTKTDETEEFHTEKDLSEDEEADDIDMRDENVSAYQDQYVENVVPVEPKQQEEGDYIIDEAVITGEGEEHREDDKKEEEDEMLVEHLHLEILSAEQPVNFHAVSEVISEDVQKISTPPPFSDQDDVSDDVDENNNNSSESTKAEPRRRKKVYVRSDETRRVGFMAMFKASSLKNKDRLDQKDVKEEKTTLSKDLKRSGDPSKQKLSKEEKKWKKSSKEAEEPQTPSKRDEEIMKPSEEQKQMKVLRTDAKEPSKSIIKSKDKTEPKALSKEKENIKKQSKGVKKLQKLSGEEIVLKKLAKVEKVAQKPTKHDKEPQKLSDEEKYTKKPSGQITLPKTLTEEGDKANKTDTPSKKGKGLKESLKEENVTKSSKVERVQIKPSKEDEVKKQAKVKGLLKVKEEVKEPSQKEKDEKKPSKEKTETKRPEQKSTSEEMDQVEKRAKDKIDSQKPLKEEKEPKIPLKKSTKQHSEKVKTLIKPSKEEKEMKKPSKKEEVSEKTSDKGKVLEVKKPSKEIKELPKSHKDGNDTQSSKEEREAFKSLKEEPKQQKPSKEKEVKKPLKDKKGETVPSKEEVEKPSEKKEKGKSEVETKPSKDAKSPPPKSSKEEKEKTVPSKREKDVKEVKESKKNPGSKTVIELHKEQKGIRRPLVETKPSRGGKEAKKRSGKDKGPEKKENYVKKPSKAEKQSGKHSEEKLQILSKIEVINETTKKENLTVSAKELKYLKKHSKEEPKKLPEKEKVRKPSKELSKQEEHLEKPLKEKEVNKSSEAKTKASKEAKKSPKLTVREKETRKLIKLLKEFTQAEEVIKQNKPSKGQTVQAVLLKEDKKAKKLLEKPEAKKPLKEKETLKKPSKEIRESMAPSKEEIKSEVSKVEKLAKEQPKTQKAKRTSKDEKQAEKPSKKFKETKTTPEDERVKKTPKKQQGLKKPEVETKPSKGAKEAKEIFRKIVLKRVPSKEENVTVSSNVQKDLKKNSTVEPKKLPVKEKERKQSKEEALPSKEDEEAKKHLKEPETRKPLKEKQTVMKQSKEIRKSKVPTKLETRSENVSKDKKLAMELKEQELTKAPKEEIKTEKVSKEEKTVKKPKEQEPTKPVKEEIKTEKVSKEEKPVKKPKEQEPTKPLKEQIKKEKASKLEIQVKKHKEQEPTLPPKEEIKKEKVSKDEKVVKKPKEQEPTKPPKEEIKTERVSKMEKTVKKSTEQEPIKPQKEEIKTEKVSKDEKTVKKSKELEQTKPLKEEIKAEKVSKLEIQVKKPKEQEPTKPIKEEIKTEKVSKEEKTVKKFKEQEPTKPVKEEIKTEKVSKLEIQVKKPKEQEPTKPPKEIKTEKVSKEDKPVKKQPKEQEPTKPIKEEIKTEKVSKEEKPVRKPKEQEPTKPSEIIQTEKVSKEEKPVKKPKEQEPTKPPKEEIKTEKVSKDEKTVKKSKELEQTKPLKEEIKTEKVSKLEIQVKKPNKQEPTEPPKEIKTEKVSKMEKTVETSTEQEPIKPQKEEIKTEKVSKLEIQVKKSKEQEPARPLKEEVKTEKVSKLEIQVKKPKEQEPAKPLKEEIKKEMVSKEKKSVKKPKEEPTKPPKEDIKTENVSKLEIQVKKPKEQEPTKPLKEIKTEKVSKMEKTVKKPQEQEPTKPIKEEIKTEKVSKKEKPVKKHEEYEPTKPIKEEIKTEKVSKEEEPVKKPKEQESTKPVKEEIKTEKVSKLEIQVKKSKEQEPTEPPKEIKTEKVSKEEKPVKKQPKEQEPTKPTKEEIKTEKVSKLEKTVKKSTEQEPIKPQKEVIKTEKVSKLEIQVKKSKEQEPAKQIKEEIKTERFSKAEKTVKKHKEHEPTKPLKEEIKKEMVSKEKKSVKKPKEDPTKPPKEEIKTENVSKLEIQVKKPKEQEPTKPLKEIKTEKVSKIEKTVKKPKEQEPTKPIKEEIKTENVSKEEKPVKTFKEPEPTKPVKEEIKTEKVSKMEKTVKKPKEQEPTKPIEEETKTEKISKEEKPVKKFKEPEPTKPVKEEIETEKVSKMEKTVKKPKEQEPTKPMKEEIKTEKVSKEEKPVKKPKEQEPTKPVKEEIKTEKVSKLEIQVKKPKEPEPTKPPKEIKTEKVSKEEKPVKKQPKEQEQTKPIKEEIKTEKVSKDKKTVKKPKEQEPTKPPKEEIKIEKVSTLDAKPVKKSKEQEPTKPSKEETKTDKVLKVEIQVKKPKEQEPTKKPPKEEIKDEKTPKKLSKKEAEKPTKDVAVATKSSKMAIQLKRIAKAEEKSIKPGLLKKTVTKTDDEPKKSPKMIRVVRETRIIKEHLNVTKTGDGQKKTIKMVKADTEEAVAAPKKSHLNVTKTEVESAKEPEELKHKAKLSKKDAELTKDKSKPAHTKKDAEADKENTASLKKEKEKSKSAIPTKEAPKRAIPPAARKYTGDEKPKRKTTTKKEERRLKEKQKTATKGKSVEKKTAKEEKAKVEQSSTDDYLLEDEPYFQCFFVDEEEAQFPFYAFSPLQM from the exons ccaGGGGTGCGGGAGCTGTGGCCCCTCCTGCAGCCTCTGTCCGGCCCCGTGGTCTGGGTCTGCTGGGAACGCTGAGGGTCTCCGTGGAGTTGGTGGTGGCTCTTGTGGCGCTCATCTCCTGGGGGGTCGTGGGGGTTGTGATGTTCGACTTTGTAGAACATCAGGCTGTTCCAG ACATACAGGAGATTATGCTGAATCCCATACAATCTGTTAACAATGCCGTCGATGAAGTCTCAAGCCTCTTCTATAAAGTTCAAG AGTGTTCACCGGATTTAAGTGACCCAATGTCGGTAGCAAATTATGCAACGGAAGAAATGGCAGAAGTGAAGGACGCAGTCTTTCAAAAGTTTTCTGATAAAGATG GAAACTTCTACCTGAGCTACGTTGACCCGGTGATCATTGGACGAAGCTTCTTCCATTCTACGAATGATTACCTGTGTGAAAACATATGCTGCTTTAAGGACTTGTTCTGTACACTGTTGGATGTCATACTAGACACTTTAACCAACATCAATGCAG GAAAAACTGACCTTAGCACCGTTGACCCTGTGGTCGTTGGCAGAGGCGTCTTCGCAGCTTCTAACGACCTAACGAATGGCGTGCTTAGCTACGTCCAGGATATGCTCTGCGCTATGGTGGACACTATCCTGGGTGTAGGGAAAG GGGCCACAGACCTTAGCTTCACTGACCCTTTGGTCGTAATCAGGGATTCCTTCCATGTTGCCGACAAATCTATAGGTGGAGTAGTGAGTTATGCCCAGGATGGACTGTGTGATGTCCTAGATAGCATACTGGACATGACAAAAG GAACCGCTGACCTTAGCTTCATTGACCCTGTGGTGGTGGGCAGGGATGTCTTCAGTGTTACTATGGGCTTCGTAGACGGATTAGTAGGCTACATTCAGGACATGCTGTGCACTGTTTTGGATACAGTTTTGGAAACCGCCAAAG GTATCCAGGAGGCCATGGGATTCAGTCCCATGGAGGTGCTAAGCAGAATAAAGGAGATCATCACTGGAGAGGTGAAGATGCTTGTGGCCTACTTCTCCAACCTGCTGACGGATGAACAAG GAATCCTTCCTGAGGTAACAGTTGCTCCCATGCAAGTGGTCACTGATGTTTTGGTGGAAATGACCGACAAGAAAGAGCTGTTTGTGGGTTATATGGCAAGCATGATCACTGGTGATCAAG GTGAACCTGTAGTAACACCGCCGGTTGTAAGTGAAGAAG AGATCACTGACCACAAAGCCGAAACCCTGACAGAAACAGAGCCAACCTTTGAAGAGCCCATCAAGGAGGACCAAGGGGAAGAGGTTCAGGCCCTCGAAGCCGAGgaaaagggagaggaaggagatgatgcagcagaggaggaggaagaagaggcacTTAAGGAAATCCTGCTAAATGAAGATGAGGCTGAGGAACATTTCAAAACCGAGGAGATGACAGAGCAGGAGGAAGCAGATGACGATGAGacggacatggaggaggaggaggaggctaggGGGGAAGAGGAAGTGGTTGACGACGAGGAGAAGCAGACTGGTAGTGTAGCAGATGAGACAGGGGAACTGAAAGAAGAGGCAGAGAAATTGGAGAAAAATGCATtagatgaggaagaggtagaTCTAGAAGGGGAagccagggaggaagaggatctcctggaggaggaggagaaagaggaggttcTTTTAGAGGAGGTTCTCCTAGAGcaggacacagaggaggaggaggttgtcctggagaaggaggacagagaggaagaggatgatctAGAtcaggaggagaatgaggaggtTATCTTggacgaagaggaggtggaggagattcTCTTAGatgaggagttggaggagaagGCGGATCTCTTAGACAAGGAGTTGGAGGATGTAGAATTTCGCTtgaaggagggggaagagaattTTCTCTTTGCTGAAGACTGGGAGGATGAAGAAGATTTCTTAGAGGAGGAGTTGGAAAAAGAAGAGTTTAtcttagaggaggaggagaagaaggaggtcCTCTTAGATAAAGAATGGGAGGATGAGGATCTCTTAGAGGATGAGTTGAAGAAAGAAGAGTCtatcttggaggaggaggaggaggaggaggaggttctcTTTGATGAGGAGTGGGAGGATAAGGATCTCTTAGAGGAGGAGATTGAGAAAGAGGAGGATCGCTTAAATGATGATGGCAGGGAGGATGATGAGAAACTcctagaggaagagagagacgagaTTCAGACAGATGAGGACCTTCAAGAaaagaaggagagcgagaaagaggatGATCTCCTAGAGGAGATGAAGGATGAATTTGAAGAGGGAGATGCATCAAAACTAGACAAATTAGAGGAAGACGAAGGAGAGGAGCTTGGATTAGAGGAGGGGATCCAATCAGAACAATTAGAACTGGAGGACCTcaaaacagaggaggaggtcttAGAGGCTGAGGTAATGGTGGAGATAGATGAGGACCTTGAGTTCGATTCTGAAGACCAACCGACTCAAGATGGAGACACAAATGAGCATCTAGATTATGATAAAGTAGACCTCAGTGAAGAAGGGAAGGCCACACATCTGACTTCTCTTGACGAAGAAGAGACAGCATCTTACACCAAGACGGATGAAACTGAAGAATTTCATACCGAAAAAGACCTTTCTGAGGATGAAGAGGCAGATGACATCGACATGAGAGATGAAAATGTAAGCGCTTATCAAGATCAATATGTAGAAAATGTTGTACCTGTTGAACCAAAGCAACAGGAGGAAGGAGACTACATCATCGATGAAGCTGTCATtactggggagggggaggaacacagagaggatgacaaaaaggaggaagaagatgaaaTGCTTGTTGAGCACCTCCATCTTGAAATCCTGAGTGCAGAACAGCCTGTCAACTTCCATGCAGTGTCCGAAGTAATCAGTGAAGATGTGCAAAAGATCTCGACTCCACCACCATTCTCTGACCAAGATGATGTGTCCGACGACGTCGacgagaacaacaacaacagcagtgaAAGCACGAAAGCGGAAccgaggagaaggaagaaggtTTACGTTCGTTCTGATGAGACCAGAAGGGTAGGATTCATGGCAATGTTCAAAGCCTCAAGTCTCAAGAACAAAGATCGACTGGACCAGAAAG AtgtaaaagaagaaaaaacaacactttCCAAAGACCTGAAACGGTCTGGTGACCCATCTAAACAAAAGCTTTCCAAGGAAGAGAAGAAGTGGAAGAAATCATCCAAAGAAGCTGAGGAACCACAAACACCATCCAAAAGAGATGAAGAAATAATGAAACCTTctgaagaacaaaaacaaatgaaggTACTAAGAACCGATGCAAAAGAACCATCAAAATCTATCATCAAATCTAAAGATAAAACAGAACCAAAGGCACTGTCTaaggaaaaggaaaacattAAGAAACAATCAAAGGGTGTGAAGAAACTACAGAAGCTCTCTGGGGAGGAAATTGTATTGAAGAAACTTGCAAAGGTAGAAAAAGTAGCTCAGAAACCAACAAAACATGATAAGGAACCACAAAAGCTTTCTGATGAAGAAAAATACACGAAGAAACCTTCAGGTCAAATAACTTTACCAAAGACTCTGACTGAGGAAGGCGACAAAGCTAATAAAACAGATACACCGTCCAAAAAGGGGAAAGGCCTAAAGGAGTCTTTAAAGGAAGAAAATGTGACGAAATCTTCAAAGGTAGAAAGGGTGCAAATAAAACCATCCAAGGAGGATGAAGTGAAGAAACAAGCAAAGGTAAAGGGGCTTTTGAAGGTTAAAGAAGAAGTGAAAGAACCATCTCAAAAAGAGAAGGATGAAAAGAAGCCCTCTAAAGAAAAGACTGAAACAAAGAGACCTGAGCAAAAATCTACATCTGAGGAAATGGACCAGGTTGAGAAAAGAGCTAAAGATAAAATAGATTCACAGAAACCACTTAAGGAAGAGAAAGAACCAAAAATTCCTTTAAAGAAAAGCACTAAACAACATTCTGAAAAAGTTAAGACATTAATAAAACCAtctaaagaagaaaaggaaatgAAGAAACCCTCTAAAAAAGAAGAGGTTTCAGAGAAGACTTCTGACAAGGGAAAAGTTCTGGAAGTGAAGAAGCCTTCCAAGGAAATTAAAGAACTACCCAAGTCTCATAAGGACGGAAACGACACACAATCTtctaaagaggagagagaagcatTTAAATCATTGAAAGAAGAGCCAAAACAACAGAAACCTTCTAAAGAGAAGGAAGTGAAGAAACCTTTGAAGGACAAAAAAGGGGAAACTGTGCCTTCCaaggaagaggtggagaagCCCTCTgaaaagaaggagaaagggaaatCTGAAGTAGAAACCAAAccttcaaaagatgcaaaaagtccACCACCAAAATCCTCcaaagaggagaaagaaaaaactGTGCCatcaaagagagaaaaagatgtCAAAGAGGTCAAGGAATCAAAGAAAAATCCTGGATCCAAGACAGTTATAGAACTCCATAAAGAACAGAAGGGAATTAGGAGACCTCTGGTAGAAACCAAACCATCTAGAGGTGGCAAGGAAGCAAAGAAACGATCTGGAAAAGACAAAGGAccagagaagaaagaaaattatGTGAAGAAGCCATCTAAAGCAGAGAAACAGTCTGGCAAACATTCTGAGGAAAAACTACAAATCCTATCTAAGATAGAGGTAATAAATGAAACTACCAAAAAGGAAAATCTAACTGTATCTGCTAAGGAGCTGAAATACCTTAAGAAACACTCTAAGGAAGAACCAAAGAAACTTCCTGAAAAAGAGAAAGTAAGAAAGCCTTCCAAGGAACTATCCAAGCAAGAGGAACATTTGGAAAAACCTTTAAAGGAAAAGGAAGTAAATAAATCGTCTGAAGCCAAAACTAAAGCGTCCAAGGAGGCAAAGAAATCGCCCAAACTCACAGTACGGGAAAAAGAAACAAGGAAATTAATCAAATTGCTGAAGGAATTTACTCAAGCAGAGGAAGTGATAAAGCAAAATAAGCCTTCTAAAGGACAAACAGTACAGGCGGTTCTTCTTAAGGAAGATAAAAAGGCAAAGAAACTTCTGGAAAAACCTGAGGCAAAGAAACCACTTAAGGAAAAGGAAACATTAAAGAAACCATCCAAAGAAATAAGGGAATCGATGGCACCCTCTAAAGAAGAAATTAAATCAGAGGTTTCAAAAGTGGAAAAACTTGCCAAGGAACAACCTAAAACACAAAAAGCAAAAAGAACATCTAAAGATGAGAAACAGGCTGAGAAACCATCTAAGAAATTCAAGGAAACAAAGACAACTCCTGAAGACGAGAGAGTTAAGAAAACACCTAAAAAACAGCAGGGGCTTAAGAAACCTGAAGTAGAAACAAAACCATCTAAAGGTGCCAAGGAAGCAAAAGAAATCTTTAGAAAGATAGTGTTAAAAAGGGTCCCTTCCAAAGAGGAAAATGTAACTGTATCCTCTAACGTGCAGAAAGACCTAAAGAAAAACTCTACAGTAGAACCAAAGAAACTCCCtgtaaaagagaaagaaagaaagcagtCCAAAGAAGAGGCTCTTCCTTCTAAGGAAGATGAAGAAGCAAAGAAACACCTCAAAGAACCTGAGACAAGGAAACCACTTAAGGAAAAGCAAACCGTTATGAAACAATCAAAAGAAATAAGGAAATCAAAGGTACCGACTAAACTAGAAACTAGATCAGAGAATGTTTCAAAGGATAAAAAACTAGCAATGGAACTTAAAGAACAAGAACTCACAAAAGCGCCAAAAGAAGAAATCAAAACAGAGAAGGTTtcaaaggaggaaaaaacagtgAAGAAACCTAAAGAACAAGAACCAACAAAACCAGTTAAAGAAGAAATCAAAACAGAGAAGGTTTCAAAGGAGGAAAAACCAGTGAAGAAACCCAAAGAACAGGAACCAACAAAACCACTTAAAGAACAAATCAAGAAAGAGAAGGCTTCGAAATTGGAAATACAGGTGAAGAAACATAAAGAACAAGAACCAACTCTACCACCTAAAGAAGAAATTAAGAAAGAGAAGGTTTCAAAGGATGAGAAAGTAGTGAAAAAACCTAAAGAACAGGAACCAACAAAACCACCTAAAGAAGAAATCAAAACAGAGAGGGTTTCAAAGATGGAAAAAACTGTGAAGAAGTCTACAGAACAAGAACCAATAAAACCACAGAAAGAAGAAATCAAAACAGAGAAGGTTTCAAAGGACGAAAAAACTGTGAAGAAATCTAAAGAACTTGAACAAACAAAACCACTTAAAGAAGAAATCAAGGCAGAGAAGGTTTCAAAGTTGGAAATACAGGTGAAGAAACCTAAAGAACAGGAACCAACAAAACCAATTAAAGAAGAAATCAAGACAGAGAAGGTCtcaaaggaggaaaaaacagtgAAGAAATTTAAAGAACAAGAACCAACAAAACCAGTTAAAGAAGAAATCAAAACAGAGAAGGTTTCAAAGTTGGAAATACAGGTGAAGAAACCTAAAGAACAGGAACCAACAAAGCCacctaaagaaataaaaacagagaAGGTTTCAAAGGAGGACAAACCGGTGAAAAAACAACCCAAAGAACAGGAACCAACAAAACCAATTAAAGAAGAAATCAAAACAGAGAAGGTTTCAAAGGAGGAAAAACCAGTGAGGAAACCCAAAGAACAAGAACCAACAAAACCATCTGAAATAATCCAAACTGAGAAGGTTTCAAAGGAAGAAAAACCAGTGAAGAAACCTAAAGAACAGGAACCAACAAAACCACCTaaagaagaaataaaaacagagaAGGTTTCAAAGGACGAAAAAACTGTGAAGAAATCTAAAGAACTTGAACAAACAAAACCACTTAAGGAAGAAATCAAGACAGAGAAGGTTTCAAAGTTGGAAATACAGGTGAAGAAACCTAACAAACAGGAACCAACAGAACCacctaaagaaataaaaacagagaAGGTTTCAAAGATGGAAAAAACTGTGGAGACGTCTACAGAACAAGAACCAATAAAACCACAGAAGGAAGAAATCAAAACAGAGAAGGTTTCAAAGTTGGAAATACAGGTGAAGAAATCTAAAGAACAAGAACCAGCAAGACCACTTAAAGAAGAAGTCAAGACAGAGAAGGTTTCAAAGTTGGAAATACAGGTGAAGAAACCCAAAGAACAAGAACCAGCAAAACCACTTAAAGAAGAAATCAAGAAAGAGATGGTTTCAAAGGAGAAGAAATCTGTGAAGAAACCTAAAGAAGAACCAACAAAACCACCTAAAGAAGATATCAAAACAGAGAACGTTTCAAAGTTAGAAATACAGGTGAAGAAACCCAAAGAACAAGAACCAACAAAACCACTTAAAGAAATCAAGACAGAGAAGGTTTCAAAGATGGAAAAAACTGTGAAGAAACCTCAAGAACAGGAACCAACAAAACCAATTAAAGAAGAAATCAAGACAGAGAAGGTCTCAAAGAAGGAAAAACCAGTGAAGAAACACGAAGAATACGAACCAACAAAACCAATTAAAGAAGAAATCAAGACAGAGAAGGTCTCAAAGGAGGAAGAACCAGTGAAGAAACCTAAAGAACAGGAATCAACAAAACCAGTTAAAGAAGAAATCAAGACAGAGAAGGTTTCAAAGTTGGAAATACAAGTGAAGAAATCTAAAGAACAGGAACCAACAGAACCACCTAAAGAAATCAAAACAGAGAAGGTTTCAAAGGAGGAAAAACCAGTGAAAAAACAACCCAAAGAACAAGAACCAACAAAACCAACTAAAGAAGAAATCAAAACAGAGAAGGTTTCAAAGTTGGAAAAAACTGTGAAGAAGTCTACAGAACAAGAACCAATAAAACCACAGAAAGAAGTAATCAAAACAGAGAAGGTTTCAAAGTTGGAAATACAGGTGAAGAAATCTAAAGAACAAGAACCAGCAAAACAAATTAAAGAAGAAATCAAGACAGAGAGGTTTTCAAAGGCGGAAAAAACAGTgaagaaacacaaagaacacGAACCAACAAAACCCCTTAAAGAAGAAATCAAGAAAGAGATGGTCTCAAAGGAGAAAAAATCTGTGAAGAAACCTAAAGAAGATCCAACAAAACCACCTAAAGAAGAAATCAAAACAGAGAACGTTTCAAAGTTAGAAATACAGGTGAAGAAACCTAAAGAACAAGAACCAACAAAACCACTTAAAGAAATCAAGACAGAGAAGGTTTCAAAGATCGAAAAAACTGTGAAGAAACCTAAAGAACAAGAACCAACAAAACCAATTAAAGAAGAAATCAAGACAGAGAATGTCTCAAAGGAGGAAAAACCAGTGAAGACATTTAAAGAACCAGAACCAACAAAACCAGTTAAAGAAGAAATCAAGACAGAGAAGGTTTCAAAGATGGAAAAAACAGTGAAGAAACCTAAAGAACAGGAACCAACAAAACCAATTGAAGAAGAAACCAAGACCGAGAAGATCTCAAAGGAGGAAAAACCAGTGAAGAAATTTAAAGAACCAGAACCAACAAAACCAGTTAAAGAAGAAATCGAGACAGAGAAGGTTTCAAAGATGGAAAAAACAGTGAAGAAACCTAAAGAACAGGAACCAACAAAACCAATGAAAGAAGAAATCAAGACAGAGAAGGTCTCAAAGGAGGAAAAACCAGTGAAGAAACCTAAAGAACAGGAACCAACAAAACCAGTTAAAGAAGAAATCAAGACAGAGAAGGTTTCAAAGTTGGAAATACAGGTGAAGAAACCTAAAGAACCGGAACCAACAAAACCacctaaagaaataaaaacagagaAGGTTTCAAAGGAGGAAAAACCAGTGAAAAAACAACCCAAAGaacaagaacaaacaaaaccaaTTAAAGAAGAAATCAAAACAGAGAAGGTTTCAAAGGACAAAAAAACAGTAAAGAAACCTAAAGAACAAGAACCAACAAAACCACCTAAAGAAGAAATTAAGATAGAGAAGGTTTCAACGTTGGATGCAAAACCAGTGAAGAAATCTAAAGAACAAGAACCAACAAAACCATCTAAAGAAGAAACCAAGACAGATAAGGTGTTGAAGGTGGAAATACAGGTGAAGAAACCAAAAGAGCAAGAACCAACCAAGAAACCACCTAAAGAAGAAATCAAAGACGAAAAGACACCAAAGAAACTTTCCAAAAAGGAGGCGGAAAAGCCTACCAAAGATGTGGCAGTAGCAACAAAGTCCTCTAAAATGGCAATCCAACTCAAGAGGATTGCTAAGGCAGAAGAGAAATCAATAAAACCAGGTCTTCTCAAAAAAACCGTCACTAAGACAG ACGATGAACCCAAGAAGTCTCCAAAGATGATTCGGGTTGTCAGGGAGACCAGAATTATAAAGGAGCATCTCAATGTTACAAAAACAG GAGATGGACAGAAGAAGACGATCAAGATGGTCAAAGCTGACACAGAGGAAGCAGTCGCTGCCCCTAAAAAGTCTCACCTTAATGTTACAAAAACAG